A genomic region of Nostoc sp. UHCC 0702 contains the following coding sequences:
- the ilvA gene encoding threonine ammonia-lyase, biosynthetic produces MLCDYLVQILTARVYDVAQETPLEYAPNLSARLNNQLFLKREDMQSVFSFKLRGAYNKMANLPPDLLAQGVIAASAGNHAQGVALAASRLKTRAIIVMPVTTPQVKVDAVRTRGGEVVLHGNTYDDAYAYARQLEAEKGLTFIHPFDDPDVIAGQGTIGMEILRQYQQPIHAIFVAIGGGGLISGIAAYVKRLRPEIKIIGVEPVDADAMYQSLKAGHRVRLPQVGLFADGVAVREVGEETFRLCQDYVDDIILVDTDATCAAIKDVFEDTRSILEPAGALAIAGAKAYAEREQIQEKTLIAVACGANMNFDRLRFVAERAEFGERREAIFAVAIPEERGSLCKFCECIGNRNLTEFNYRIADEKEAHIFVGVQIQNFADRAKMVETFENCGFKTIDLTDDELTKLHLRHMVGGHSPLAHNELLYRFEFPERPGALMKFVASMSPNWNISMFHYRNNGSDYGRIVIGMQVPPHEMQQWQAFLDTLGYRYWDESQNLAYKLFLG; encoded by the coding sequence ATGCTTTGCGACTACCTGGTACAAATTCTGACTGCCCGTGTATACGATGTTGCCCAAGAAACACCCTTGGAGTATGCCCCGAATCTATCTGCACGACTGAATAATCAACTCTTCCTAAAGCGGGAGGATATGCAGTCAGTATTTTCCTTCAAGCTACGCGGTGCTTACAACAAGATGGCGAATTTGCCGCCAGATTTGCTAGCACAGGGTGTGATTGCGGCATCTGCCGGTAATCATGCCCAAGGTGTCGCCCTGGCTGCGAGTCGGCTGAAAACACGAGCAATTATCGTTATGCCGGTGACTACGCCTCAAGTGAAGGTGGACGCAGTTAGGACGCGAGGAGGCGAAGTAGTCTTACATGGCAATACCTACGATGATGCCTATGCCTACGCTCGTCAACTAGAAGCAGAAAAAGGTTTAACCTTTATTCATCCCTTTGATGACCCCGATGTGATTGCCGGACAGGGTACCATTGGTATGGAAATTCTGCGACAATACCAGCAACCCATCCATGCAATCTTTGTGGCAATTGGGGGTGGTGGCTTGATTTCTGGGATTGCCGCCTATGTAAAACGGTTGCGTCCAGAGATTAAGATTATTGGGGTTGAACCAGTGGATGCCGATGCCATGTATCAATCGCTAAAAGCTGGGCATCGGGTAAGATTACCTCAAGTGGGGTTATTTGCTGATGGGGTAGCAGTGCGAGAAGTGGGTGAAGAAACCTTCCGCCTGTGCCAAGACTATGTAGATGATATTATTTTGGTGGATACGGATGCTACCTGTGCAGCAATTAAAGACGTGTTTGAAGATACGCGATCGATTTTAGAACCTGCGGGGGCATTAGCGATCGCAGGTGCCAAAGCCTATGCAGAACGAGAGCAAATTCAGGAAAAAACGCTAATTGCTGTTGCCTGCGGTGCTAACATGAATTTTGACCGTCTTCGTTTTGTTGCAGAACGGGCAGAGTTTGGTGAACGCCGCGAAGCCATCTTTGCAGTGGCAATTCCCGAAGAACGGGGTAGTCTTTGCAAGTTTTGTGAATGTATTGGTAATCGTAATCTGACTGAGTTTAACTATCGGATTGCCGATGAAAAAGAAGCCCATATTTTTGTCGGTGTGCAAATTCAAAACTTTGCTGACAGGGCAAAGATGGTGGAAACTTTTGAAAATTGTGGGTTTAAAACCATTGATTTAACAGATGATGAACTGACTAAATTACACCTGCGCCACATGGTTGGTGGACACTCTCCTTTAGCCCACAATGAATTACTTTACCGTTTTGAGTTTCCTGAACGTCCTGGCGCATTGATGAAGTTTGTCGCTTCTATGAGTCCCAATTGGAATATTAGTATGTTCCACTACCGCAACAATGGCTCAGACTATGGGCGAATTGTTATTGGGATGCAGGTTCCTCCCCATGAAATGCAGCAATGGCAAGCATTTCTTGATACCCTTGGCTATCGCTATTGGGATGAAAGCC
- a CDS encoding radical SAM protein, with protein MPERVLFTPAALNEPWGQKILARVESLNLPIEELPRNRLTGLRGESDRETYNISKRTLAIVTAPPSSLKLSPIPPSADWQFHIAEGCPAHCQYCYLAGSLSGPPVIRVFANLPQILENLANYQRPKEATTFEVSCYTDPLGIEHLTGSLAECIRYFGTRSDGHLRWVSKFDAVDALLDLPHNGHTRCRVSVNAAAIAGRFEGGTASVASRLAALRRLALPTNRGGGGYPVGLVIAPIMPIDDWQMHYSRLFDSISEALDFDCDLNFELISHRFTPGSKEVLQTWYPQSKLDMDETNRTIKRNKFGGTKYVYDKDTMKALRHFFESEITKRFPNAEILYWT; from the coding sequence ATGCCAGAACGTGTGCTGTTCACACCAGCAGCCCTCAATGAACCTTGGGGACAGAAGATACTAGCACGGGTAGAGTCTCTGAATTTACCTATTGAAGAGTTGCCACGTAACCGCCTTACAGGACTGCGCGGTGAAAGCGATCGCGAAACTTATAATATCTCTAAGCGTACTCTGGCGATCGTCACTGCTCCCCCCAGTTCGTTGAAACTTAGCCCTATTCCCCCATCAGCAGATTGGCAATTTCACATTGCTGAAGGTTGTCCCGCACACTGTCAATACTGCTATTTAGCGGGTAGTTTATCAGGGCCACCAGTAATTCGCGTCTTTGCCAACTTGCCACAAATATTAGAAAATTTAGCTAATTATCAGCGACCAAAAGAAGCAACAACTTTTGAGGTTAGCTGTTACACTGACCCCTTGGGAATTGAACATTTAACTGGAAGTCTTGCTGAATGTATCCGCTACTTTGGCACTCGTAGCGACGGACATTTACGTTGGGTGTCGAAGTTTGACGCGGTGGATGCATTGCTTGACTTACCGCACAATGGACATACGCGCTGTCGAGTGAGCGTGAATGCAGCAGCGATCGCTGGTAGATTTGAAGGTGGCACAGCAAGCGTTGCATCACGGTTAGCTGCATTGCGGCGATTAGCATTACCAACAAACAGAGGCGGTGGCGGCTATCCAGTGGGCTTAGTTATCGCGCCAATTATGCCCATAGACGATTGGCAAATGCATTATAGTCGCTTGTTTGACTCGATTAGTGAAGCCCTGGATTTTGATTGCGACTTAAATTTTGAATTGATCTCCCATCGATTCACACCTGGCTCAAAAGAAGTATTGCAAACTTGGTATCCGCAATCAAAACTAGATATGGACGAAACCAACCGTACCATTAAGCGTAATAAATTTGGTGGCACCAAGTATGTCTATGACAAAGACACGATGAAAGCATTACGTCACTTTTTTGAAAGTGAGATTACTAAGCGCTTTCCCAATGCGGAAATCCTTTACTGGACTTAA